From Primulina huaijiensis isolate GDHJ02 chromosome 15, ASM1229523v2, whole genome shotgun sequence, one genomic window encodes:
- the LOC140959345 gene encoding uncharacterized protein: MVAHTLLGVVRCDPAYEIKYIIENVKDKYGYQISYKKVWRSLKRAMEIAYGTWESSVQLLPKYMCALSQYNPGTVVEWKHLRANTDICKTLNYVFWAFRPCIDGFRHCRKIISVDGTHLYTKYKHKMLIGVTMDANNQVLPLAFAIVDEETTDSLKWFLENLGRHA, encoded by the exons ATGGTGGCACATACGCTATTGGGAGTTGTTCGTTGTGATCCTGCTTACGAGATTAAGTATATCATCGAAAATGTGAAAGATAAATATGGATATCAAATATCGTACAAGAAGGTATGGCGAAGTTTGAAACGTGCTATGGAAATTGCTTATGGTACATGGGAGAGCTCCGTTCAATTGCTTCCGAAATATATGTGTGCTTTGTCCCAATATAATCCGGGAACAGTTGTGGAGTGGAAGCATCTGAGAGCCAACACTGATATTTGTAAGACACTGAACTATGTTTTTTGGGCATTCAGGCCGTGTATTGATGGGTTTCGACATTGTCGGAAAATAATTAGTGTCGATGGTACACACTTGTATACCAAATACAAGCACAAAATGTTGATTGGTGTGACTATGGATGCGAACAATCAGGTTCTACCGCTAGCATTTGCTATTGTTGATGAAGAAACAACAGATTCTTTGAAATGGTTCTTGGAGAACCTAGGAAGACAT GCATAA